In Halobacteroides halobius DSM 5150, the genomic window GATAGAGTATAGACTTTAGTCCCTTCTACCTGATCTAGATAATACTAGCGTAGGGAAGTGGCTTTTGATTAGTATACAGGTCTACTATATCTTTTTTGTAATCAAAGGCACAGTTCCTTAGGGGACTGTGTTTTTATTTTTTTGGTAAAGATTAAGGTTTGGGAGGTGTTAATTATGAAGCAAGTATTAACAATTGCTGGTTCTGATTCTAGTGGGGGAGCTGGAGTTCAAGCTGATTTAAAAACCATAACTGCTTTTGATGTTTATGGAGCTTCTGTAATTACTGCTGTGACTGCTCAAAATACATTAGGAGTACAAGGTATTGAAACATTAAGCGGAGGGTTTGTGGGCCAACAAGTTGATTCAGTAGTTAGTGATTTAGATTTTTCTGCTGTTAAAACAGGGATGTTAGCTAATAGTGAGATTATACAAACTGTTGCCCAAAAGGTGAAGGAATATCAACTTGTTAATTTAGTTGTTGATCCAGTAATGGTAGCTACTAGTGGAGATTTATTATTAGCTAAAGAAGCGATTAATTATTTAAAAGAAGATTTAATCCCCTTAGCTAAAGTAATTACTCCTAATCTAAATGAAGCTAAAGTGCTAACAGGAAAAGATTTATCTGAAGATATCAGCTTAGAGGAGTTAGCTAGTGAATTACATAAGTTGGGTGCACAGTATGTTTTAGTTAAGGGAGGCCATCAAAAGCAAAAGGTTGCTAGAGATTTATTATATGATGGCGTAAAATTTAATGAATTTAGTACACCAAGAATTAAGACAGCAGATACTCATGGGACAGGTTGTACTTTGTCTTCAGCTATAGCTTGTAATCTGGCTTTAGGTTATCAGATAGAAGAAGCAGTTAAAAGGAGCAAGAAATATATTACTAAGGCTATCAAATCAGGCTGTCAAGTAGGAGCAGGAAATAACCCAGTTGATCATTTTGTATCAATCGAGGAGTAACATTAGTGATATATAGTTTAACTTTTAGATTGCTGAGAGAGGATTTCTCACTAGATAAATTTCTCAAAATAAGTCTAAGCTTACTTTCATAAAAATAAGGTTAAGCTAATCAAAATAGATGATTAGCTAACCCAAACCTTATTTTTATTCCAGTTCACTAAGACTTATTAACAAAAAATTTAAGAGTCGTTGCGAAACCCTCTCCAGCAATTATTAAAGGTATTGTGGGGCTTTTGGACTGTTTTATAGTTTTTGTTCATATGGTTTGAATGAAAGGTAAAATAGATATAAGTAAGCAAATCTATGATTTGGTTTATCTCATTTTTCCTGGAATGAAATGAACAAAAACTATTTAAGGAAAAAGCCACACAATGCCTAATTGAGAAGTGCCACTATATATCAATTAATTTTAGCTTTATGTTTATATGATTAATTGTTAATTGTAAATTATATAGGGGAGGCTAAGAATATGACAACACAGATGACAAAGGCAAGAGCAGGAGAAATTACTACTGAGATGAAACAAGTGGCTAGTAAAGAAGAGGTTGACGTTGAATTTATTCGCCAAGGAGTTGCAGAAGGTACTATTGTAATCCCAGCTAATAAAAATCATCAACACTTATCTCCTAATGGTTTTGGTAAGGGATTAGCCACAAAGATTAATGCTAATTTTGGTACTTCTGAAGATTATCCTAATCTTAATAAAGAATTAGAAAAGTTAAAAGTTGCTGTTAAAGCAGGAGCTGACGCAGTAATGGATTTATCAACTGGAGGTGATATTAATCAGACTAGAAAAGAGATTTTAGCTATGAGTGAGCTCCCTTTAGGTACAGTTCCTTTATATCAGGCAACTGTAGAGGTTTTAAGTGCGGATAAAGCTATCGTTGATTTAACTGTAGATGATATTTTTGCCGTAATTGAAGACCAGGCCCAACAAGGAGTTGATTTTATTACAGTCCATTGTGGTCTAACACTAGAGACACTACGCCATTTAAGAGAAGAAGGACGAGTAACTGATATAGTTAGTCGAGGAGGTTCTTTTATGGCTGGATGGATGCTACATAATGGAGCAGAAAATCCTCTTTATGAATATTATGACCGCTTATTAAATATAGCTTATAAGCATGATGTTACATTAAGCTTAGGAGATGGACTGAGACCTGGTTCATTAGCAGATGCTACTGACCGATCGCAGATTCACGAATTATTAATTTTAGGTGAATTGGTAGATAAAGCTAGAGAAGCTGAAGTACAGGTTATGGTAGAAGGGCCTGGACATGTACCTTATAATCAGATAGAGACTAATATGCAGCTGCAAAAAGAATTATGTAAAGATGCACCTTTTTATGTTTTAGGGCCATTAGTAACAGATATTGCTTTAGGATATGATCATATTAATGCAGCAATTGGTGGTACACTGGCTGCTACTTGTGGAGCTGACTTTTTATGTTATGTAACTCCAGCTGAACATATTGGCTTACCAAGTGTTGAAGATGTTAAAGAAGGAGTGATTGCTACTAAGATTGCTGCTCATGCAGCAGATGTAGCTAAAGGATTAACCCAAGCTAAGAAGAAAGATAGACAAATGGCACAAGCAAGAAAGAATTTAGATTGGGATAGACAGATTGAATTAGCAATTGATCCGCAAAAGGCTAAGGAATCTAGGGTAGATCATAATCAAAACTTAAAAGAAGAAGATGCTTGTACAATGTGTGGTTCTTTCTGTGCAATGAAAATAGTAGAAAAAGCACTGTAGTTAGTAAGCCTAGGGCTATGATGATGCTCTAGGCTTATTTCAAATATATTAAAGCAGTTGAAGCCCGAAAAATATATTTAAGGGGCCTACTTCTATAATTATAATTATTTATCTTATTAAGGTTGTTATTAATTTTTAGCAGGAGTGTAGAAATTTTATTTAAAGTTTATTTAATCTTGACAAGAGCGTTAATTATTAATATAATATTTATAAAGAAAGATTGGTATATACATTATATTGAATATATATTATAAGTTTATAATTGTAGGAGGGATTTAATTGGATAAAATTTCAAAAGATAAACCAACTCCTTTATATTATCAATTAAAAGAATTGTTACGCCAAAAGATAGAAACTGATGAATTAACTCCCGGAGATCGTCTGCCTGTTGAAAGGGAGCTATGTGAGAAACATGATATAAGTCGAATGACTGCTAGAAAAGCAATTATGGCTTTAGTAAATGAAGGATTGGTATACAGAGAACAAGGTAGAGGAACTTTTGTAGCAGAGCCTGAACCTAAAATGAAACATGAATTATCGAGACTTAAAGGATTTACTAAGGAAATGAAAGAAAAAGGATTAGAGATTGAAACTAAAATACTACTTTTTGAGTTAAAAGAAGCAACAAAAGGTATCAAAGATTATTTAAAAATATTGAATGAGAATACAAAAGTAATAAAAATGAGGAGATTAAGAATTGTAGAAAATGAACCATTTGCTATAGAAACAGTATGGGTACCTTACTATTTATGCCCAAACTTAAGTAAAGAAAAGGTAGCGGGGAGTTCACTTTATGAAATTTTCCAACAAGATTATAATTATGAATTAGACCATGCTAAGCAAACAGTAGAACCAATAATGTTGTCTGAATATGAAAGTGACCTATTAAAAGTAAGTGAGAAAGATTTAGCTTTGCTTTATAGGAGAAAAACTTATCTTTCAGATAATAAAATAATTGAGTATGTTAAATCTGTTTATAGAACTGATAAATATAAGCATGAAGTGATTTTAAATAATTTTTAAATTATAATTAGAGTGTTTTTTAAGTATATAATAAGTGATTTAAACTTATTTTCCATAAAAGCTACTTAAAAAAGAAAGAAAAATAAGATATTAAAAGTTTTCATTTTCATTAAAATTAAGTATTTTTATAAATAAGATTATAATTTTACAAGCCTACTAGAACTTATATTTAATTTTATAGGTAAAGTAGGCTTTTTATATTATATAAATGTGATAATGCTTATTATAAAAGGAGCATTCCTGTTAGGTTTAAAGATGACATTCGACAAAAAAATAACTCCTTGGTATAATTTTGGTTGGACAGACCAAATACCAAGGAGGCCAACAAATGAATTATACCCAAAATAAGAAGATTAAGCAAATTAAATCGACAACTTTAGTAATTGGAATCGATATTGCCAAGAAGAAACATGTAGCGAGAGCCCAAGACTATCGGGGGATTGAATATGATAAACCATTAAAATTTAAGAATACTCAGAGTGGTTTAGAAAAACTTTTAAATTGGATTAAGAAAGTTAAAGCAGAAAATGAGAAAGAAGAAGTAGTTATAGGAATGGAGCCAACAGGTCATTATTGGCTAAATATAGCTCAATTCATCACAGAAGAGGAAATAAAACTAGTACTAGTAAATCCTCATCATGTAAAGAAATCGAAAGAGTTAGATGATAATAATCCAAAGTTACTTTAAAATACTTTCCTTATCCAGATCAAATAGCTGAGATGGAAGCAGAAGAAATAGTAGCTAAATGGCGAGAGGAAGGTATTAAAAGAGGTGTAGGAATAAAGAGAGCTAAGAGGTTAAGAAAAGCAGCTGTGAGGTCAATAGGTGTAACAGAAGGAACCCAGATGGGGAAAGAAGAGATTGACTATCATATAAAACAATATTGTTTTATAAACGAAGAATTAGAAGTTTTAATGAGAAAAGTAGAAAAGCTTTTAGAAAAGATACCAGGGGTTGAAAAAATGCTGACAGTAGATGGAGTAGGAGTTAAAACAATAGCAGGTTTCATCTCAGAAGTAGGTGATTTGTGGGATTATGAACATCCAAAGTAAATTATAAGTTTGGTGGGTTTAAACCTTAAAAGAAAATAGCTCAGGTAAGCATAAGGGTGAAACCAAAATAACAAAGCGAGGGCGTCCTAAATTAAGAGCTTTGTTGTACAGGGTGGCAATGCCTCTGGTGGCTCAGAATGATGAATTTAGACAATTGCATAAATATTACACTACTCGTCGTGAAAACCCGCTTAAGAAAAAACAATCTCTGATAGTTTTGTGTTGTAAATTAATCCGAGTTCTTTTTACCTTAGGTAGAAAGCAAGTAGAATACGATGGCAAAAAGATGTTGAATGACATAAAAAGATCTAATGTGAAGAATGCTGCTTAAAGGTAAGTAAATCAAATTTATATATTGGTTCTTTTAGCTTTATTCATTATAAGAATTGTACTTTAATAAACGAAGCCAGGAGAAGCTGGAAAGAATTTTTCCATAAGGGCATAGACCCAGTAAAGGAGCATATCCAGCCTCCACCCATGGACAGGTAGAACGAAGGAATTTAGGGGCGTAGACCCTGCGAGATATGGGAGGTTAAACTGCCATGGTATTTGTGGAGATCTAATTTGGCGACCATATTTAAAAATGCTAAATTTTCTTTTAGGGATAGTTTATCAAAGATATTCCAAATATTTATTTATCTTCAATTAATATCTATTTGTCTAATGGAAAAATGTTTATTAAAAACTCAAATTCTAAGAATGAGTGAGTATAAGAGAGTTAATTTAACTTACAAGAGGGAGGTATGTTAAATTGAAGGAAACTATTAATACACTTAATGGGGAAATTTCTTCAGATGATTTAGGAGTAGTTCGTATGCATGAGCATTTGTTAACAGACCCACCTCAATTTGTAGCAAAAGAAGATCCAGATTTAGTATTAGACAGTTCTAGAAAAGCTACAGAGGAATTGCGAAAGTTAGGTACTAATACTGAAGTCAAAACATTAGTAGATGGTACTGCAATTGATTATGGGCGTAATGTTAGAGGAATGCATGAAATAGCAAAAACTACAGATTTAAACATTATAGCTACTACTGGATTCAATCGTGGTATTTTCTTTGAAGAATGGATTCATAATTATTCTTTAGATGAATTAACTGACTTATTAATTCGAGAAATTACTGAGGGAATGGAAGGAACTAATTTAAAAGCTGGAATTTTAAAAGCTGGAAGTGATTATAATCGAATCACTAAAGTGGAAGAAAAAACTATTAGAGCAGTAGCTCGGGCTCACTCAGTAACTGGTGCACCTATTAAAACTCATACAGAAATGGGTACTATGGGGCATGAGCAATTAGATATTTTTGCTGAAGAAGGAGTGGATTTTTCTCAGATAGTTTTGATTCATATAGATCGCAATTTGGACTATGGATATCATAAATCGATTTTAGAGCGAGGAGCTAATATTATGTATGATGGTCCGTCGAAGATAAAATATTATACGGATGAACGAAGAATTATTAATTTAAAGAAATTAGCTAATGATGGATTTATTAATCAGCTTTTTATTTCAAATGATATGGGAAGGAAATCTTATTTAAAGTCTTATGGGGGAGGTCCTGGTTGGGAGTATTTGCATAATAAGTTTATTCCTCGGTTATTAAGAGAAGGGTTTAATAAATCTCAAATCAAACAAATTTTTATTGAGAATCCTAAGAGATTTTTAGCATTTTAATTTTGAGGAGGGATAATATGATAAAACAATACTTAAACTCAAAAAATATAAAAACTAGTGTAGAAGTAAATGATTGGGAAGAAGCCGTAGAAATCTCTGGTAGTATGTTAGTTGATAATGGTTTAGTAAAACCATCTTATATTGAATCGATGAAGGATATGATAAAAAAGGAAGGAGCGTATGTAGTTATCTCACCTGGTTTAGCTATTCCCCATGCGCGCCCTGAAAAGGGAGTTTTAGAACCAGGAATTAGTCTAATAACTTTAAAGACTCCAGTTGAATTTGGGCACTCTAAAAATGACCCTGTTAAAGTAGTAATTGCATTTTGTGCTTCTGATGATTCATCACATGTTGAGATGATGAGAGAATTAGTTACATTCTTAAATGCTAATAAGAATCTTCAATATTTAAAGGAGGCGAATAATAAAGATAAATTAATTAGTTACATTCAAAATTATGATAAAGGAGGTCAAAAATAATGAAGATATTAACAGTATGTGGAGCTGGCCAAGGAACTAGTTTGTTATTGAAAATGAATATTCAGGAGATAGCAGATGAATTAGATTTAGATGTAGAGGTTGATAATACTAGTATTAGTACTGCTAAAACTGCTAATGCAGACCTAATTTTAGCAGGGGAGTATCATGCTGAAAATGCAGAAGAATTAGAAAAGCCAGTAATTACAGTTGAAGATTTTATGGATAAGGAAGAAATCAAACATAAACTTGAAGAATTTTTAAAGAAGGGGGAATAACTAATGGAAGTTTTAATAAATGTTAGCCAATGGGTAGCTAGTAATATTTTCAGACAGCCTGCTAGTCTAATAGCTCTAATTGCTTTTCTTGGATTAATTGTTCAGCAAAAAAGTTTTAGTGAAATCATTTCAGGAACAATTAAAACGGTACTTGGTTTTGTAATTATAAGAGCAGGGTCTGGAATAATAGTAAGGGCTTTAAAAGGTTTTGGTCCAATGTGGCAAGAGGTTTTTGGAATGAAACATAGCCAGATGACTGGGATTATAGGAACTCAAGAGTTCATTTCCCAATTTGGTAGTAGTATTACTTTGATTATGACTCTTGGATTTTTAGTTAATGTAGCATTAGCTAGATTTACTCGATTCAAATTTATTTATTTAACTGGACATATGATGTTTTGGGTTAGTTTTGTTTATACAGGAATAATGGTAGAGGTATTTGGAACTGGAATTTCTCAATTTAAATTAGTGCTTTCTGGAGCTATTATACTTGGTCTATATTGGACTCTTCAACCAGCGTTTTTACAAAAGTATGTAAAAAAAGCTACTGGAAAAGATAATATAGCTCTTGGTCATACTGTTGCTTCGGGGGCATGGTTAGGTGCAGTTGTAGGTAAATTAATTGGAGATCCAGAAAATAGTACTGAGAATTTAGAGCTACCGAATAAATTAAAGTTTTTGAAAGACAGTAATGTTGTAATTGTTGCTGTTATGGTATTGGCTTATGTAATTGGTGCTATATTAGCTGGACCAGAATTTATGACTAAATATGCAGGAGATAAAAATCATATCATTTATGGTGTCTTACAAGGGTTAAAGTTTGGAGCAGGAATTGCTGTGGTTCTTCATGGAGTTAAATTATTAATTGGAGAAATAGTACCTGCCTTTAAAGGTATTTCTAATAAACTTGTTCCAGATTCTAAACCTGCTTTAGATGTACCAATCTTATATCCATATGCTCCGATAGCTACTATTGTTAGTTTTATAGCTTCTTTTGTCACTATGGTTATTTTAATGTTGATTATGGGATTATCTGGATTTTATGTTTTTGTTCCACCAATGATAGCAATTTTCTTCCATGCTGCGGGTGCTGGTGTGCTTGGTAATGCTACTGGTGGAGTTAAAGGAGCTATAGCTAGTGGAGTGATTATTGGTATTATAATTACTTTAGGGCAAGCAATATTTGTTAAATATATAACTCCAACTACAATACCTGATTTTATTTTATGGGGTGGAGATACTGATATGTTTGTGTTTGGAACAATATTAAAATGGGTAGTAGGTTTATTTGGATAATATTGTTTGGGAATATAAAATAGGATAAGGGGAGTTTTAAAACTCCCTTTATTATTTCTTTAGAGGTGTAAATATGAATAAGATGAGTAAAATGAAATGGCAATATGCAGAAGAGGAATTGAAAGATAAAGTAGTTATTTTACCTATAGGGGCTTTAGAAGCCCATGGATCTCATTTGCCATTAGGAACAGATAATTATATAGCTCAAGAATTAGCGGAAAGACTAACTAAGCAAATCAATGGAATACTATTACCTTTATTACCTTTAGGGCAAGTTTGGTCATTAAGGAATTTCCCTGGTTCGATATCTTTGCAAACTGAAACTTTGATTTCTATTATTGAAGATATTGCTATTAGTTTAGAAAGACATAAAGTGCAATGTTTAGTTGTTGTAAATGCTCATTTTGGTAATAATCAAAGCTTGAAAAAAGCAGCAAGAAACATTAGTGCCAATAATGAGATTGAAATTTTACATTTAACCCATCCAGGATTAAAATCGTTAGAAAATGATCTTATAGATAGTAAACGAGCTCACTCTAATTATCTCCATGCTGAAGAAATAGAAACGTCTTTAATGTTAAATATAAATCCAGATTTGGTAAATATGAAAGAAGCACATCCATCATATCCTCAGTTTCCTAGTTATTTTTCTAATTATCCATTATTCTGGGATCAAATTACTGAAGATGCAGTATTAGGAGATCCTACTAAAGCTACAGAAGTTAAAGGGGGAAAATTGTTAAATGGAATTGTTAAAGAAATGAAAAAAATTATTAAAGAATTTAAAAGGGAGGTACTTTAAATGTCTGCTATAAATTATATTAATTCTATTACAAAGATAATTAATGAGATTGAATCTAATCAAATTAAAAAAATAGAAGAGATATCTAAAAAGTTTGTTAACACCATACAAAATGATGGAATTATTCATGTTTTTGGATGTGGCCATTCTCATATGTTAGCTGAAGAGGTATTCTATCGCGCAGGTGGATTAGCAGTAATGAATCCAATACTTGATTCAAGTATAATGTTAGATGAAGGTGCTATCAGGAGCACTGAAATGGAAAAGATGGAAGGTATTGGAGAAGTTATTCTAGATAATTATAACATTAAATCGAATGATTTATTAATTGTAGTATCTACTTCAGGACGTAATCCTGTACCTGTTGAAGTAGCTTTAAAAGCTAAGAAAAAAGGATTAGAAATAATAGGAATAACTTCATTAGAGTATTCTAAAGCTAGTGAATCTAGACACCACAGTGGAAAACGTTTGTTTGAAGTGGTAGACTTAGTGATTGATAATGAAGCTCCTTTTGGAGATGCTGTTCTTGAATTTGAGGAAACTAAAGCAGTTCCTGTTTCAACTATTAGTGGTGCGTTAATAATTAATAGTATTATTGCAGAATCTTTAACACTTATGGAGAAGAAAAAAATGGAATTGCCAGTATATAGAAGTGGAAATATTGATGGGGCAGATGAAAAAAACCACAAATTGGTTGAGAAATATGGTGGTAGAATTAAACATTTATAATAATTTTAATTAATTATAAGGAGGGCCAAGATGAGACTTCATGTTGTAGAAGATTATAAGGAGATGAGTGCTAAAGCAGCTAATATAGTCTCTAGTCAGATTATTTTAAAACCTAATTCAGTTTTAGGATTAGCTACTGGCTCGACTCCTTTAGGGATGTATGAGAATTTAGTAGAAATGCATAAACGAGGATCTGTTGATTTTTCTGAAGTCATTACTTTTAATTTGGATGAATATTTAAATTTACCTTTAGAACATCCACAAAGTTATCATCATTATATGTACAATAATTTTTTTGATCATATTAATATTGCTTCAGAAAATATTAATATTCCTCCAGCGAATAAAGAAAATTTAGAAGAAGTTTGTTTAAAATATGATCGAAGAATAAGAAAAGCTGGCGGGATTGATTTACAGGTTTTAGGTATTGGAGTTAATGGTCATATAGGATTTAATGAACCAGATCATAAACTAAAGACAGGTACTCATGTAGTTGATTTAGCTAAAGAGACTATTGAAGCAAATAGCCGTTTTTTTGCTACTAAAAAAGGGGTACCACGACAGGCGATTTCTATGGGGATGAGTTCTATTATGAGAGCTCAAAAGATTTTATTATTAGCTAGTGGTGAACAAAAAGCTCAAGCTATTAAAAAAACAATTAGTGGGAAGATAACAACAGAAGTTCCTGCTTCTTTACTGCAATTGCATACTGATGTTACTATTGTAGTTGATGAGGCAGCAGCAAAAGCAATCAATTGAGGTAGAAAAATGAGAAATAGGTTAGAGGAGGTGAAAAATGAATTCTTTACTATTAAAGAAGGGAAGGATAATTACAGAAGATAAGATAATAAAGAATGGATTTGTAAGAATTAAAGATGGGGTTATAAAGAAAATAGGTCAAATGTCTAAGCTAAATAATATAAATCAAGAGCAAGTAATAGATTTAAAGGGAGATTACTTGGCCCCTGGTTTTATAGATATCCATATTCATGGGGCCAAGGGCCAAGAGGTTATGAATGGTAACAAAGAAGCTTTTTCTACGATTGCTAATTATAAAGCTAGTAAAGGGACAACAGGTTTTTTGGCAACTACTTTAACAGCTAGCCAAGAGAAATTAATAGATATTAGTCAAAGCTTAGTATCATATATAAAGTCAGAAGAACATATTGGAAATATGTTAGGGCTTCATTTAGAAGGACCCTATATCAATCCTGATAAAAAAGGAGCACAAAATCCAGATTACATTAAAGAACCTAGTATAGAGGAGTTAGCAACTTTAGTTGATATTTTAGGGGATAAGCTTAAGATTATAACCTTGGCCCCGGAGAACAATAATTCTAAAGAAGTAATTAATTATGCTTTAGAAAATAATATAGTTGTTTCTGCTGGGCATACAAATGCTAGTTGGGAACAAATGCAAAAAGCTTTTGAATGGGGAGTAAGTCATGCTACACATTTATTTAATGGAATGAAAGGATTGTATCATAGAGAACCTGGAGTAGTGGGTGCTTTTTTAAATAGTAATGATACAACAGTTGAGCTAATTGTTGATAAAGAACATATTCATCCTGCGGTTATTAATTTAGTGTTACAAAATAAAAATTTCGAGGATATTATATTAATTACAGATGCTATGGCGGCTACTGGTATGGGGGATGGAGAATATAATTTAGGTGGTTTAGAAGTTATTATAAAATCCGGGGTGGCAAGATTGAAATCTGGTAATTTAGCCTCCAGTACCATTGATTTAAAGCAAGCAGTAAAGAATGTCATTGAGATAACAGAATTGAATTTAGTTGAAGCTATTAAGTTGGCAACTATTAATCCAGCTCGTAGATTAAATATTGCTAATCAAAAAGGAAGTATTGAAGTAGGAAAAGACGGAGATCTAGTTGTTTTTGATGATCAATTTAATACTCAAATGACTATAATAGAAGGAGAAATAGTTTATAATAAATTGATTTCTTAAGAATTTGAAAACTCTATTTAGGGTAGTTTAAGATTAGGAGGGAGCAAAAATGCCTATATCTACCGTTGATAGGGTGAGTAGACTTAAAGAAGATGAAGCAATGAATTTAACTAAGGATGTATTTAATAAGATTGAAAATAAGTTAGGAAGTGTGCCTAATCTCTTTCGAACTTTAGGACACAAGCCTGATACTTTACGGGCTACGTGGGAATTGATGGAGTCAGTAATGAAGGATGATTTATTACCCAGAAAATTAAAAAAATTAGTTGCTCTGCGAGTTTCCATTTTAAATCAAGCAGATTACTGCATTGATAAGCATTATCAAAGTTTGCAACAAATAGGGTATTCTACTGATGTATTAGAGAGGGTAAAGGTTGGAGAGTATGAGTATTTAACTGAAATAGAAGCTAGAGTATTAAGATTTATAGACAAGTGTCTTGATCAAAACTATCAATTGCAAGAACCAGATTTTACAGAATTGCATTTTACAGAAGAGGAATTATTAGAATTAGTAACTGTGATTCAATTATTTGCTGGTCTAAATTCTTTCACAAGGATTTTAAATATTGAGTTAGATTAAAAACCCCCATTAATGGGGGTTTTTTTTAGTGTTCTCCGCGCATTGTTTGAAGTTTAATGAGATGTCGTTTTTCTTCTAAGATTAATTTTTCTAAGGCTTTAATAGCATTAGAATTTTCTTCAACTTGGATTAATTCTTGATAAAGTAATAAGGAGTTTTTTTCTGCTTTGATACCTATTTTAAGTGCTTCTTCTAAGTTATGAGCAATCTCGTCTATGACTTTTTCATCTTCTGGAAACACTTTACTATCAACCAAAGATCTTAAGTAGCCACTAACTTCTTCATTATATAAATAATCTTTACTCAAAGATTTATCTTCTTCATTTAAATTATTTAGTAGCCTCTTAAAGTATTGATAGTGTTCTTCTTCGTCATCTTTTAGTTGAGTAAATAGTTTTTTAACTTTTGGTTTAGAATTAACTTTTGCACATCTTTGGTAAAATTCTTTCCCTTGTTGTTCAATATTCATAGCCATTTTTAAGATTTCTAATCCATTTAACTGAATATCCATAATTTGCCTCCTTTTTTGATACTATAACATTATAATACTATTAAATGATTAGATTATCAATTTTTATTTGCTAGAGGATAGCATCAATTTTTTATAGGTTAATAGTTAAAAATTATTTTCCCAATCAAACAATTGCCTTTAAAGCTCTAGTTAAACCTGTTCTTTTTCCTATATTTATGCTAGGTATATTCTTCTTAGGCTGAGCAAACTTCTTTTTTAACTTACTATTTATCGTTTTAGATTCAATCTCTGTTAAAGTTTCTTCTTTTTTTATTTTTTCTTCCTTTCTCAAAAACAATTCTTTCAGTTTTTCTTTATTTCCACCATTAAACTTAAATGCT contains:
- the thiD gene encoding bifunctional hydroxymethylpyrimidine kinase/phosphomethylpyrimidine kinase, translating into MKQVLTIAGSDSSGGAGVQADLKTITAFDVYGASVITAVTAQNTLGVQGIETLSGGFVGQQVDSVVSDLDFSAVKTGMLANSEIIQTVAQKVKEYQLVNLVVDPVMVATSGDLLLAKEAINYLKEDLIPLAKVITPNLNEAKVLTGKDLSEDISLEELASELHKLGAQYVLVKGGHQKQKVARDLLYDGVKFNEFSTPRIKTADTHGTGCTLSSAIACNLALGYQIEEAVKRSKKYITKAIKSGCQVGAGNNPVDHFVSIEE
- the thiC gene encoding phosphomethylpyrimidine synthase ThiC — protein: MTTQMTKARAGEITTEMKQVASKEEVDVEFIRQGVAEGTIVIPANKNHQHLSPNGFGKGLATKINANFGTSEDYPNLNKELEKLKVAVKAGADAVMDLSTGGDINQTRKEILAMSELPLGTVPLYQATVEVLSADKAIVDLTVDDIFAVIEDQAQQGVDFITVHCGLTLETLRHLREEGRVTDIVSRGGSFMAGWMLHNGAENPLYEYYDRLLNIAYKHDVTLSLGDGLRPGSLADATDRSQIHELLILGELVDKAREAEVQVMVEGPGHVPYNQIETNMQLQKELCKDAPFYVLGPLVTDIALGYDHINAAIGGTLAATCGADFLCYVTPAEHIGLPSVEDVKEGVIATKIAAHAADVAKGLTQAKKKDRQMAQARKNLDWDRQIELAIDPQKAKESRVDHNQNLKEEDACTMCGSFCAMKIVEKAL
- a CDS encoding GntR family transcriptional regulator; amino-acid sequence: MDKISKDKPTPLYYQLKELLRQKIETDELTPGDRLPVERELCEKHDISRMTARKAIMALVNEGLVYREQGRGTFVAEPEPKMKHELSRLKGFTKEMKEKGLEIETKILLFELKEATKGIKDYLKILNENTKVIKMRRLRIVENEPFAIETVWVPYYLCPNLSKEKVAGSSLYEIFQQDYNYELDHAKQTVEPIMLSEYESDLLKVSEKDLALLYRRKTYLSDNKIIEYVKSVYRTDKYKHEVILNNF
- a CDS encoding phosphotriesterase family protein, which produces MKETINTLNGEISSDDLGVVRMHEHLLTDPPQFVAKEDPDLVLDSSRKATEELRKLGTNTEVKTLVDGTAIDYGRNVRGMHEIAKTTDLNIIATTGFNRGIFFEEWIHNYSLDELTDLLIREITEGMEGTNLKAGILKAGSDYNRITKVEEKTIRAVARAHSVTGAPIKTHTEMGTMGHEQLDIFAEEGVDFSQIVLIHIDRNLDYGYHKSILERGANIMYDGPSKIKYYTDERRIINLKKLANDGFINQLFISNDMGRKSYLKSYGGGPGWEYLHNKFIPRLLREGFNKSQIKQIFIENPKRFLAF
- a CDS encoding PTS sugar transporter subunit IIA; the encoded protein is MIKQYLNSKNIKTSVEVNDWEEAVEISGSMLVDNGLVKPSYIESMKDMIKKEGAYVVISPGLAIPHARPEKGVLEPGISLITLKTPVEFGHSKNDPVKVVIAFCASDDSSHVEMMRELVTFLNANKNLQYLKEANNKDKLISYIQNYDKGGQK
- a CDS encoding PTS sugar transporter subunit IIB, which encodes MKILTVCGAGQGTSLLLKMNIQEIADELDLDVEVDNTSISTAKTANADLILAGEYHAENAEELEKPVITVEDFMDKEEIKHKLEEFLKKGE
- a CDS encoding PTS ascorbate transporter subunit IIC, translating into MEVLINVSQWVASNIFRQPASLIALIAFLGLIVQQKSFSEIISGTIKTVLGFVIIRAGSGIIVRALKGFGPMWQEVFGMKHSQMTGIIGTQEFISQFGSSITLIMTLGFLVNVALARFTRFKFIYLTGHMMFWVSFVYTGIMVEVFGTGISQFKLVLSGAIILGLYWTLQPAFLQKYVKKATGKDNIALGHTVASGAWLGAVVGKLIGDPENSTENLELPNKLKFLKDSNVVIVAVMVLAYVIGAILAGPEFMTKYAGDKNHIIYGVLQGLKFGAGIAVVLHGVKLLIGEIVPAFKGISNKLVPDSKPALDVPILYPYAPIATIVSFIASFVTMVILMLIMGLSGFYVFVPPMIAIFFHAAGAGVLGNATGGVKGAIASGVIIGIIITLGQAIFVKYITPTTIPDFILWGGDTDMFVFGTILKWVVGLFG
- a CDS encoding creatininase family protein, with the translated sequence MNKMSKMKWQYAEEELKDKVVILPIGALEAHGSHLPLGTDNYIAQELAERLTKQINGILLPLLPLGQVWSLRNFPGSISLQTETLISIIEDIAISLERHKVQCLVVVNAHFGNNQSLKKAARNISANNEIEILHLTHPGLKSLENDLIDSKRAHSNYLHAEEIETSLMLNINPDLVNMKEAHPSYPQFPSYFSNYPLFWDQITEDAVLGDPTKATEVKGGKLLNGIVKEMKKIIKEFKREVL